In Paenibacillus dendritiformis, the DNA window AGCAGCAGATCGGCGAAGTCGGGCAGCGAGTCTCTCGGAAAAAAGCCGCTGTATTTCCCCAGCAGTTCGTTCCAATAGCGCTCGACATCCCCCGTATCGAGCTTGTCCGCCTGCTCGCGGCCCCACTGCTCGGTCACCGCCTGCACGCGGGAATTCCCCGTATCCCCTTGAAGGGACTCGGGGGACGCGTACCCGGACCCGATGAAGGCGAACAGGAAGCACAGCAGGGCCGGGGCCCAGATGCGCATTCTCTTCCGCGGCGGCTTGTCTATCCGTCGTAATCGATTCATTCCCTCTCCACCTTATGTTGGCAGCAATCTCATTACGGTCTCGATAATGACGCTAATGATCGGAACCGCCAGCACCATGATGAGCACCTTGCCCCCCAGCTCTATCTTCGAGGCGATGCCCTCCTGGCCGGCGTCCCTCACCACCTGGGCGCCGAATTCGGCTATATAAGCGATTCCGATAATCTTCAGAATCGTCTTCAGGTAGACCGGCTGAATCCCGGATCGATCCGCCAGATCCTCCAGCACGTGAATGACGATATCGATTTTGCCGATAAGAAATATGAAAATAATAACTCCGGTCACGGCCGAGATCAGAAAGGCGAACATCGGCTTCTGTTCTTTGACCACCAGCACAAGGATGGCGGCAATCAAGCCGAGACCGACCACCTGTATGATTTCCACGGCAACCACCTACCCGGATAATGCGGACTTGCCGCGCTAGTCAACTTCAATCATTGGAACAAAAAGATGGTCCGAATCTCTTGAAAGAGATGATCCAGCAGACGGACGACCATGAACAGGACAACGACGAAGCCGATGACCGTCACCCAGTGCGCCATGTCCTCCTTGCCCATTTGCTTGAGCACGGTATGTATCATGGCCACGATAATGCCGATCCCGGCGATTTGGAAAATGGCGCTGACATCCACATTCATTTCCTGGCACCTCAATACATCAAGATAACGGCCAACAAGCCGCTCAATACGCCGAGACTGCGGCACATCGTGCCATACCGCTGGTATTCCTCGCGGGCCACGAATTCTTCCTGCTCCAGCTGCTTGATCGCATGGCGGATATGCTTGCGCTGATCGTCGCGATCGCTGATGCCGAGGCTGTAGCCCAATTCAAGCAGAATGCGCAGGTCTTCGTTCGCCAGCGCCGCATTCCCGCGATGCCGCTCCCAAGACAGCTGCCACGCTTCGCGGGCGGTGAGCGGGACCGCATCCGCGGCGTCCATCGCTTGCGCCGCATCGGCGAAGACCGCGCGCAGCGGAGGCGGCAGCTGACGGCTAATCTCGGCGAAGGCCGCCGCAAGCGGCGTATGGCCGTACATGATGGCCGTCTCAAGCCGTTGAAGCGCATGGTTGAGCAGGCGGAGCTGCTTCGGCCGCGCTGCGTAGGAAGCGGCCTTGAGCCAGCCGATGCTGGCTGCGGCGGCGATCAGGAGTGCCGATCCGAGGAGCTTGAACATTCCGGCCGCCTCCCTTCC includes these proteins:
- the spoIIIAC gene encoding stage III sporulation protein AC, whose product is MNVDVSAIFQIAGIGIIVAMIHTVLKQMGKEDMAHWVTVIGFVVVLFMVVRLLDHLFQEIRTIFLFQ
- the spoIIIAB gene encoding stage III sporulation protein SpoIIIAB, with the protein product MFKLLGSALLIAAAASIGWLKAASYAARPKQLRLLNHALQRLETAIMYGHTPLAAAFAEISRQLPPPLRAVFADAAQAMDAADAVPLTAREAWQLSWERHRGNAALANEDLRILLELGYSLGISDRDDQRKHIRHAIKQLEQEEFVAREEYQRYGTMCRSLGVLSGLLAVILMY
- the spoIIIAD gene encoding stage III sporulation protein AD; protein product: MEIIQVVGLGLIAAILVLVVKEQKPMFAFLISAVTGVIIFIFLIGKIDIVIHVLEDLADRSGIQPVYLKTILKIIGIAYIAEFGAQVVRDAGQEGIASKIELGGKVLIMVLAVPIISVIIETVMRLLPT